The Conexivisphaera calida genome includes a region encoding these proteins:
- a CDS encoding tryptophan--tRNA ligase, which translates to MSEDGAAALGTGSNSGRDVESPNGIGTETKAGFEVTPWSVEGEVDYERLIREFGTSSLDGNLLERLRRVLGEDHFLLRRGIFFSHRDLDLALDDVESGRGVFLYTGRGPSGPMHVGHIIPFYFTKWLQDKLGTNVYIQLTDDEKFLERRRGLSLEDTRKWSYENALDIIAAGFDPERTFIVQDTEYMGNMYPLVIRIASKLTFNTVKAVFGFTGETNIGMAFYPAVQIAPTMFERRRCLIPAAIDQDPYWRIQRDIAEDLGFHKTAAIHSKFVPPLTGPAGKMSASSPEGAIYLTDDPATVRRKVMKYAFSGGQPTVELHRRYGGNPDVDVAFQWLYMFFEPDDSRMEKIRQDYISGALLSGELKEMLVDRLNSFLEAHREARERAKETYHLFVHDGALAKDMLSKRHGI; encoded by the coding sequence ATGAGTGAAGACGGCGCGGCGGCCCTGGGCACCGGCAGTAATTCCGGTCGGGACGTCGAATCGCCCAATGGCATCGGGACGGAAACAAAGGCGGGATTCGAGGTAACTCCCTGGTCAGTCGAGGGCGAGGTCGACTATGAAAGGCTGATCAGGGAGTTCGGCACCAGCAGCCTCGATGGGAATCTACTGGAGCGCCTCAGGAGGGTGCTCGGGGAGGACCACTTCCTACTCAGGAGGGGGATATTCTTCTCGCACAGGGACCTGGATCTCGCGCTCGACGACGTGGAGTCCGGCAGGGGGGTCTTCCTGTACACTGGAAGGGGGCCGAGCGGCCCGATGCACGTGGGGCACATAATACCGTTCTACTTCACCAAGTGGCTGCAGGACAAGCTGGGGACGAATGTCTACATACAGTTGACGGACGACGAGAAGTTCTTGGAGCGCAGGAGGGGCCTGAGCCTAGAGGACACCAGGAAGTGGTCATACGAGAACGCGCTGGACATCATAGCCGCGGGATTCGATCCGGAAAGGACGTTCATCGTGCAGGACACCGAGTACATGGGGAATATGTATCCACTCGTCATAAGGATAGCTTCCAAACTGACGTTCAACACCGTGAAAGCGGTCTTCGGATTCACTGGGGAGACGAATATAGGGATGGCATTCTACCCGGCCGTGCAGATAGCCCCCACGATGTTCGAGCGCCGCCGCTGTCTGATACCGGCTGCGATAGATCAGGATCCGTACTGGAGGATCCAGCGCGACATAGCCGAGGACCTGGGGTTTCACAAGACGGCAGCCATACATAGTAAGTTCGTGCCCCCGCTCACCGGGCCCGCCGGGAAGATGAGCGCGTCCAGCCCCGAGGGCGCGATATATCTCACGGACGATCCAGCGACCGTCCGCAGGAAGGTCATGAAGTACGCGTTCTCAGGAGGACAGCCAACCGTGGAGCTACATAGAAGGTATGGTGGGAACCCAGACGTCGACGTCGCATTTCAGTGGCTCTACATGTTCTTCGAACCCGACGACTCACGGATGGAGAAGATCCGCCAGGACTACATCAGCGGCGCCCTTCTATCGGGTGAGCTCAAGGAGATGCTGGTGGATAGGCTCAACTCGTTCTTGGAGGCACATCGCGAGGCCAGGGAGCGCGCCAAGGAGACATATCATCTCTTTGTGCACGATGGTGCACTCGCCAAGGATATGCTGTCCAAGCGGCACGGTATATGA
- a CDS encoding DUF2116 family Zn-ribbon domain-containing protein, whose translation MPKKEREDFNVPLHTHCKVCGKPIPLGQVYCSKECAEKDRRSQRRSTTMFAVYMGVVAVVFIVLMLLTAHIK comes from the coding sequence GTGCCCAAGAAGGAGAGGGAGGACTTCAACGTTCCGCTGCACACGCACTGCAAGGTCTGCGGAAAGCCGATACCGCTGGGGCAGGTCTACTGCTCCAAGGAGTGCGCGGAGAAAGACCGCAGGAGCCAGCGCCGGTCCACGACGATGTTCGCGGTCTACATGGGCGTCGTGGCAGTGGTCTTCATAGTGCTCATGCTGCTCACGGCGCACATCAAGTGA
- the pyrH gene encoding UMP kinase yields MDRFAVVKVSGAVFDLQNRGGEMVRRVADQLRGASEEGWRVAAVAGGGSVARLYIRAARELGASEAALDQLGILITRANAELLIAALGGVAYPSVPQTLEELLAASASNRSIIVMGGLQPGQSTNAVAALAAESLGAALLVNATDVDGVYTDDPRKNPSAKRLESVGVEELTQLLSGSEHKAGTYELLDHVSLRILERSRIPTVVTSYEGILAAIRGEKVGTRIMY; encoded by the coding sequence TTGGATCGCTTCGCGGTCGTGAAGGTCAGCGGAGCCGTCTTCGACCTGCAGAACAGGGGCGGCGAGATGGTGAGGCGGGTGGCGGACCAGCTGAGGGGTGCCTCGGAGGAGGGATGGCGGGTGGCCGCCGTGGCCGGTGGGGGCAGCGTAGCTAGGCTCTACATAAGGGCCGCGAGGGAGCTGGGGGCCAGCGAGGCTGCGCTCGATCAGCTGGGGATACTCATAACGAGGGCCAACGCGGAGCTTCTGATAGCCGCGCTCGGCGGTGTGGCATACCCATCCGTGCCCCAGACGCTGGAGGAGCTGCTGGCCGCGAGCGCGTCCAACAGGAGCATAATCGTCATGGGAGGGCTCCAGCCCGGACAGAGCACCAACGCGGTGGCGGCTCTGGCGGCGGAGAGCCTAGGGGCGGCGCTCCTGGTGAACGCCACGGACGTCGACGGCGTATACACGGACGACCCAAGGAAGAATCCATCTGCCAAGAGGCTTGAGTCCGTGGGAGTGGAGGAGCTGACCCAACTGCTGAGCGGATCCGAGCACAAGGCAGGCACCTACGAGCTCCTGGATCACGTGTCGCTGCGCATACTGGAGAGGTCCAGAATACCCACGGTCGTGACCAGCTACGAGGGAATCCTCGCAGCGATCCGCGGCGAGAAGGTCGGCACCCGTATAATGTACTGA
- the prf1 gene encoding peptide chain release factor aRF-1 translates to MPGYDSVAMYRIRKLVSQLENVKGRGTELISLYVPPNRPIHDVMNTLREEYSTASNIKSDTTRNHVQDALTKIMQRLRLYRKPPPNGLAVFCGAIPTPGKDLEEFVLYEIEPPKPVPTFLYRCDDHFHVDILRDMLRETDVVGILSLDSSEASFGILSGSSLQIVQNITSGVGGKHRQGGQSARRFERLREVELNDFFTRVADHAAKIFIEQFQIKKLIISGPGPTKEDFYKQGYLDYRLQNMVIGVVDTSYAGDEGVRETLERAAELLRDVRLLEEKELVEEFLREASRPNGLAVYGLRNVVGALTSGAAEKVLVSEDLNARRLEFVCNRCGYTSERFIDAKDEAAALTSGAAEKCPSCGASDWSYKSEDIVDYLEERAHEFGTKVEVISSATEHGQMFKSFGGIGALLRYRVQGSTDEQLQAQDRGQALG, encoded by the coding sequence TTGCCGGGCTACGATTCAGTGGCCATGTACAGGATAAGGAAACTCGTCTCCCAGCTGGAGAACGTGAAGGGACGAGGAACCGAGCTGATATCGCTTTACGTGCCTCCTAACAGGCCCATACATGACGTGATGAACACACTGCGGGAGGAGTACAGCACGGCGTCCAACATAAAGAGCGATACGACCCGCAATCACGTCCAGGACGCGCTTACCAAGATCATGCAGAGGCTCAGGCTCTACAGGAAGCCGCCGCCAAACGGCCTGGCCGTCTTCTGCGGCGCCATACCGACGCCGGGGAAGGACCTAGAGGAGTTCGTGCTATACGAGATAGAGCCCCCCAAGCCCGTCCCGACTTTCCTGTACCGATGCGACGACCACTTCCACGTGGACATACTGAGGGATATGCTCAGGGAGACCGACGTAGTCGGCATACTCTCCCTCGATTCATCGGAAGCATCCTTCGGAATACTATCGGGCAGCTCCCTCCAGATAGTCCAGAACATAACATCTGGGGTGGGCGGAAAACACAGGCAGGGCGGTCAGTCCGCCAGGAGGTTCGAGAGGCTCAGGGAGGTCGAGCTGAACGACTTCTTCACGAGAGTCGCGGACCACGCTGCCAAGATATTCATAGAACAGTTCCAGATAAAGAAGCTCATAATAAGTGGCCCCGGCCCCACGAAGGAGGATTTCTACAAACAGGGATATCTGGACTACAGGTTGCAGAACATGGTGATAGGAGTGGTCGATACTTCCTACGCGGGGGATGAGGGGGTGCGCGAGACGCTGGAGAGGGCAGCGGAGCTGCTCCGTGACGTCAGGTTGCTGGAGGAGAAGGAGCTGGTCGAGGAGTTCCTGAGGGAGGCAAGTCGCCCCAACGGGCTTGCCGTGTACGGCCTAAGGAACGTGGTTGGGGCGCTCACGTCGGGCGCCGCGGAGAAGGTGCTCGTGTCAGAGGACCTCAACGCCAGGAGGCTCGAGTTCGTCTGCAACAGGTGCGGCTACACCTCGGAGAGGTTCATCGACGCCAAGGATGAGGCGGCGGCGCTCACGTCGGGCGCCGCGGAGAAGTGCCCATCATGCGGTGCCTCCGACTGGTCCTACAAATCCGAGGACATAGTGGATTACCTGGAGGAGAGGGCCCATGAATTCGGCACCAAGGTGGAGGTGATATCATCTGCGACCGAGCATGGACAAATGTTTAAGAGCTTTGGTGGAATCGGCGCGCTGCTGAGGTATAGGGTGCAGGGATCCACCGATGAGCAGCTACAAGCCCAAGATAGAGGCCAAGCGCTGGGATAG
- a CDS encoding valine--tRNA ligase — protein sequence MSSYKPKIEAKRWDRSWEKDLIADWESSGIYSFGGGDGPVYSIDTPPPYINSPIHIGHAYTYVWMDAIARYRRMKGYRVLFPLGLDRNGLPIEVQVEKEYRISPRSSSREEFLNKCRELLDKYEGVTVDYFRRLGISFNSWRRSHEPGGLYETDDPEFRRLTQETFIELYRKGLIYEGKKTVNYCPRCGTTISDAEVEYEDRDTDLAYLRFQLVGGGEVTIATTRPELLGACKAVIFNPEDDRYRGLEGRRAVVPIYGREVPILQHPYAKPDFGTGLVMICSYGDSADVQIFRELGLEPTYLIGEDGRMTRDAGPYAGLDVREARRRILEDLKERGLLVKVERIVHRTPVCWRCKTPIEFIASDEFFVRQVDFRDELLRVAESMEFHSPRSKELLMSWISSLSEDWPISRKRFYGTEIPLWYCRNCGERILPPTGRYYQPWREPPPVESCPRCGSRDFVGETRIFDTWFDSSNTVEYIMGFLWDREFFEHNFPASLRPQGKEIVRNWLYFTLLKSYLLYGKAPFRDVWIHMHVVDEEGRKMAKSLGNVVDPGEVMERYGAEALRSWAFLEGDITEGDIRCSYRRIEGHARYLTKLWNLSRFVSSFPVEAGCEPSTDTDRWIIAGLGALVERVNALNDGYDFHASMEAIRSFTWDVFADHYVEMVKERAYGRGFGEPEQKSAWCGLHTVLRNLLILQAPMLPFVTDAIWRQLYSNGSSIHTQRYVDHVDHDPSLNGYTPTIIEFNSRLWTEKKTRGMSFMDPIEAEIPEELSRFEPDLRALHRIITPARTP from the coding sequence ATGAGCAGCTACAAGCCCAAGATAGAGGCCAAGCGCTGGGATAGGTCCTGGGAGAAGGACCTGATCGCCGACTGGGAGAGCTCCGGGATCTACTCCTTCGGAGGCGGCGACGGCCCCGTCTACTCCATAGACACGCCCCCGCCGTACATCAACTCCCCCATACACATAGGGCACGCCTACACATATGTGTGGATGGACGCCATAGCCAGATACAGGCGCATGAAGGGCTACAGGGTGCTCTTCCCGCTCGGCCTTGACCGCAACGGTCTTCCAATAGAGGTACAGGTCGAGAAGGAGTACCGGATCAGCCCCAGGAGCAGCTCGAGGGAGGAGTTCCTGAACAAGTGCAGGGAACTGCTGGACAAGTACGAGGGCGTGACGGTCGACTACTTCAGGCGCCTCGGGATAAGCTTCAACAGCTGGCGGAGATCCCATGAACCTGGCGGCCTCTACGAGACCGATGATCCCGAGTTCAGGAGGCTGACACAGGAGACCTTCATAGAGCTCTACAGGAAGGGTCTGATATATGAGGGGAAGAAGACGGTGAACTACTGCCCCAGGTGCGGCACCACCATATCTGACGCGGAGGTAGAGTACGAGGACAGGGATACTGATCTCGCCTACCTGCGCTTCCAGCTGGTGGGGGGCGGCGAGGTGACGATCGCCACGACACGTCCGGAGCTCCTCGGCGCCTGCAAGGCGGTGATATTCAACCCCGAGGATGACCGCTACCGGGGCCTAGAGGGCAGGCGCGCAGTAGTGCCCATATACGGAAGGGAGGTGCCCATCCTGCAGCATCCGTACGCCAAGCCCGACTTCGGCACGGGTCTCGTGATGATATGCAGCTACGGCGACTCGGCGGATGTCCAGATATTCAGGGAGCTGGGGCTGGAGCCGACCTACCTGATAGGGGAGGACGGCAGGATGACTAGGGACGCGGGCCCCTACGCGGGCCTGGATGTCAGGGAGGCGCGCAGGAGGATACTGGAGGACCTCAAGGAGAGGGGACTCCTGGTCAAGGTCGAGAGGATAGTCCACAGGACCCCAGTGTGCTGGAGGTGCAAGACACCGATAGAGTTCATAGCCAGCGACGAGTTCTTCGTCAGGCAGGTGGACTTCAGGGACGAACTCCTCCGCGTTGCCGAGTCCATGGAGTTTCACTCCCCCAGGAGCAAGGAGCTGCTCATGAGCTGGATCTCGAGCCTGAGCGAGGACTGGCCCATATCCAGGAAGCGCTTCTACGGGACAGAGATTCCCCTCTGGTACTGCAGGAACTGCGGGGAGCGCATACTCCCCCCAACCGGCAGGTATTATCAGCCTTGGCGGGAGCCCCCGCCGGTCGAGTCATGTCCCCGCTGCGGATCCCGCGACTTCGTAGGGGAGACCAGGATATTCGACACATGGTTCGACTCGAGCAACACCGTGGAGTACATCATGGGATTCCTCTGGGACCGGGAGTTCTTCGAGCACAACTTTCCGGCGTCCCTCCGCCCCCAAGGGAAGGAGATAGTGAGGAACTGGCTCTACTTCACCCTCCTGAAGTCCTACCTTCTCTACGGGAAGGCTCCTTTCCGGGACGTGTGGATCCACATGCACGTGGTGGACGAGGAGGGCAGGAAGATGGCCAAGTCACTCGGGAACGTCGTGGATCCGGGCGAGGTGATGGAGAGATATGGCGCGGAGGCGCTCAGGTCCTGGGCATTTCTGGAGGGCGACATAACTGAGGGCGACATAAGATGCTCGTACAGGAGGATAGAGGGCCACGCACGCTACCTGACTAAGCTCTGGAATCTCTCCAGGTTCGTCTCCTCGTTCCCCGTGGAGGCCGGGTGCGAGCCATCCACAGATACGGACCGGTGGATAATCGCCGGCCTAGGGGCACTGGTGGAGCGCGTCAACGCCCTGAACGATGGATACGATTTCCACGCCTCCATGGAGGCGATAAGATCCTTCACGTGGGACGTGTTCGCCGATCACTACGTTGAGATGGTGAAGGAGCGGGCATATGGCCGCGGGTTCGGGGAGCCGGAGCAGAAGTCCGCGTGGTGCGGGTTGCACACGGTCCTGAGGAATCTACTCATACTACAGGCCCCGATGTTGCCGTTCGTGACCGACGCAATATGGCGCCAACTGTACTCGAACGGGAGCTCCATACACACCCAGCGCTACGTGGACCACGTGGACCACGACCCGTCGCTCAACGGGTACACTCCAACTATAATCGAGTTCAACTCGCGCCTGTGGACGGAGAAGAAGACGAGGGGAATGAGCTTCATGGACCCGATAGAGGCTGAGATCCCCGAGGAACTGAGCAGGTTCGAGCCCGATCTGAGGGCGCTCCACCGGATCATAACCCCAGCTCGGACACCGTGA
- the ala gene encoding alanine dehydrogenase: protein MHSQESSASQGVMVLRRSEVLKVLSMKDEIATVEEAFREKGMNAVQMPPKQYLFLEGGDLRAMPAYLPRLGIAGVKVVNVHPGNRERGLPSVMAVIELVDPYTGRPLAIVDGTEITAYRTGAASAVATKYLSRDDSSKLCIVGAGAQSRRQLEAIVEVRDIRKVFAYDVVRAAAEGLVRYAESMGRNLSAEVADATRECVESADVLVTATPAKAPVILNDWVKPGTHINAIGADAPGKEELDPAILLRSKIVVDDYEQTIHSGEINVPISKGILRKDQIYGELGEIVAGKKPGRTSRDEVTVFDSTGVGILDVATAFSVMRAAGARGLGLTVSELGL from the coding sequence ATGCACTCTCAGGAATCTTCTGCGTCTCAGGGAGTTATGGTCCTCAGGAGGAGCGAAGTATTGAAGGTGCTCTCCATGAAGGACGAGATAGCGACCGTGGAGGAGGCCTTCCGCGAGAAGGGCATGAACGCCGTACAGATGCCGCCCAAGCAGTACCTGTTCCTGGAGGGAGGAGACCTTAGGGCCATGCCCGCGTACCTTCCGAGGCTCGGTATAGCCGGCGTGAAGGTGGTCAACGTGCACCCGGGAAACAGGGAAAGGGGTTTGCCGAGCGTCATGGCGGTGATAGAGCTCGTGGACCCCTACACCGGAAGGCCATTGGCGATTGTCGACGGGACTGAGATCACTGCCTACAGGACCGGGGCCGCAAGCGCCGTCGCCACGAAGTACCTGAGCAGGGATGACTCATCCAAGCTGTGCATAGTGGGAGCTGGCGCCCAGTCCAGGAGGCAACTTGAGGCAATAGTGGAGGTCAGGGACATCAGGAAGGTCTTCGCGTATGACGTGGTCAGGGCGGCGGCCGAGGGTCTGGTGCGCTACGCAGAATCAATGGGAAGAAATCTCTCCGCGGAGGTCGCCGATGCGACGAGGGAATGCGTCGAGTCCGCGGACGTGCTGGTGACGGCGACCCCCGCCAAGGCCCCCGTGATCCTCAACGACTGGGTGAAGCCGGGGACCCACATAAACGCGATAGGCGCGGATGCGCCCGGGAAGGAGGAACTGGACCCGGCAATACTTCTAAGGTCCAAGATAGTCGTGGATGACTACGAACAGACGATACATTCGGGTGAGATAAATGTGCCGATATCTAAGGGGATCCTGAGGAAGGATCAGATCTACGGCGAACTCGGCGAGATAGTCGCCGGAAAGAAACCTGGCAGGACCTCCCGCGACGAGGTGACCGTCTTCGACTCCACTGGAGTGGGAATACTCGACGTGGCCACGGCATTCAGCGTGATGAGGGCTGCGGGCGCCAGGGGACTCGGGCTCACGGTGTCCGAGCTGGGGTTATGA
- a CDS encoding transcription factor S encodes MFCPKCGTKMLLKQVKTGKEKKVIWSCPNCGYTVEAGKEKMSVQTEETKETALQVLDSDIANLKTMPTVEIECPKCGNDKAYWWLVQTRSGDEPPTIFYRCTKCGYTWRQYS; translated from the coding sequence ATGTTCTGTCCTAAGTGCGGCACTAAGATGCTCCTCAAACAGGTCAAGACCGGGAAGGAGAAGAAAGTTATCTGGTCGTGCCCCAACTGCGGATACACTGTGGAGGCTGGAAAGGAGAAGATGTCGGTCCAGACCGAGGAGACGAAGGAGACTGCCCTGCAGGTGCTGGACTCGGACATAGCTAACCTGAAGACAATGCCAACCGTCGAGATAGAGTGTCCGAAGTGCGGCAACGACAAGGCCTACTGGTGGCTGGTGCAGACCAGGAGCGGTGACGAACCGCCGACCATCTTCTATCGCTGCACCAAGTGCGGCTACACCTGGCGCCAGTACTCCTAA
- a CDS encoding RpoL/Rpb11 RNA polymerase subunit family protein — MIAKLVRKEGNLMEMLLEDTDLSLVQIVQLELLGDEKVEFAAYRRSHPLERKYFLAVRTKEGEPRDALLRALGRARDRLGALGDVVSKELGVQ; from the coding sequence ATGATTGCCAAGCTCGTCAGGAAGGAGGGCAACCTCATGGAGATGCTCCTCGAGGACACCGATCTCTCACTGGTCCAGATAGTGCAGCTTGAGCTCCTCGGGGACGAGAAGGTGGAGTTCGCCGCCTACAGGAGATCGCATCCGCTGGAGCGGAAGTATTTCCTGGCGGTTCGCACGAAGGAGGGGGAGCCAAGGGATGCGCTCCTGAGGGCGCTGGGGCGCGCAAGGGATAGACTCGGCGCCCTAGGGGACGTCGTGTCCAAGGAGCTGGGGGTGCAGTGA
- a CDS encoding exosome complex RNA-binding protein Csl4: protein MKGTSAKDREGKAAPGDGLAVIEEAIPFGDFYVDLQGIVRATKVSTFELKALLKELKVRGIPMRSQVPKPGDYVVGTVDEDLPEDMYSITIYKINNEETKAGITAILVTGRRPRGRGEGAPVELNDIVRAKILGVVDGIAFAALSDDRCGVLWTRCSRCGGKVARQHGGYVRCLKCGNREYRRLAPDFLSVDAIS, encoded by the coding sequence ATGAAAGGCACGAGCGCTAAGGATCGCGAGGGAAAGGCCGCACCGGGAGATGGACTGGCGGTTATAGAGGAGGCGATACCATTCGGGGATTTCTACGTGGACCTGCAGGGCATCGTGCGCGCCACCAAGGTGTCAACGTTCGAGCTCAAGGCGCTGCTCAAGGAGCTCAAGGTCCGCGGCATACCAATGAGGAGCCAGGTTCCGAAGCCCGGGGACTACGTCGTGGGGACCGTGGATGAGGATCTCCCGGAGGACATGTACAGCATAACAATATACAAGATAAATAACGAGGAGACCAAGGCAGGAATAACTGCAATACTGGTGACTGGGAGGAGGCCACGGGGGCGCGGAGAAGGGGCACCCGTGGAGCTCAACGACATAGTGCGGGCCAAGATACTGGGCGTTGTGGACGGTATAGCCTTCGCGGCGCTCTCCGATGATAGGTGCGGCGTCCTCTGGACCAGGTGCAGCAGGTGCGGGGGGAAGGTCGCCAGACAGCATGGCGGCTACGTGAGATGCCTGAAATGCGGAAACAGGGAGTATCGCAGGCTCGCGCCCGACTTCCTCTCGGTCGACGCCATCTCGTGA
- a CDS encoding diphthamide synthesis protein, with protein MSDSLEGDRDKRWDRIGVLVDFEAIDRALKDRRPRRVGVSAPDGLQSAARSVYDHLRELGIEPVIILDPTYGFCDLQDGQADALGLDLVFNLGHWSPARLSERTLLVDVEYEVPISRLQALADSLVGAARREGWRTVGLLAVGNYGRVRGKLADLLREAGAVVLPEREEITGSLLNWQVTGCMFPGAWSIRRRVDAFALLGSSRFHAIAVRLATGLRTIMVDPESLEISDVEDDAIHAARRAALAVYRAADARSFGIVTGEKSGQRYPELARAIGRSLEELGRSVYYYSAYEITTDRLGVARGVDAFIVLACPRIGLDAAGGDRPILSYPQAIQLLNLLRGKSLNMDELLRMPLWAWVGYERHER; from the coding sequence TTGAGCGATAGCCTCGAGGGTGACCGGGATAAGCGCTGGGATAGAATAGGCGTCCTAGTGGACTTTGAGGCCATAGATAGGGCGCTGAAGGACAGGAGGCCACGGAGGGTCGGAGTAAGCGCGCCTGATGGGCTTCAGTCAGCCGCGCGGTCCGTGTACGATCATCTGAGGGAATTGGGGATCGAACCCGTGATAATACTGGATCCCACATATGGCTTCTGCGACCTTCAGGACGGTCAGGCCGATGCGCTGGGGCTTGACCTGGTATTCAACCTGGGCCACTGGTCCCCTGCCCGCCTGTCGGAGAGGACGTTGCTCGTGGACGTTGAGTACGAGGTACCGATTAGCAGGCTCCAGGCACTGGCGGACTCGCTTGTCGGGGCCGCGCGGCGCGAGGGCTGGAGGACTGTGGGACTGCTCGCAGTCGGTAACTACGGTAGAGTCAGGGGCAAGCTGGCAGATCTTCTGCGGGAGGCCGGCGCCGTAGTCCTGCCTGAGCGCGAGGAGATCACCGGTTCGCTGCTCAACTGGCAGGTCACCGGCTGCATGTTTCCGGGCGCCTGGAGCATCAGACGGCGCGTTGACGCGTTCGCGCTGTTGGGCTCCAGTAGATTTCACGCGATAGCCGTCAGGCTGGCGACGGGTCTGAGGACCATAATGGTGGATCCCGAATCCCTCGAGATCTCGGACGTCGAGGATGACGCCATACACGCAGCGCGGAGGGCGGCACTCGCGGTCTACAGGGCGGCCGACGCGAGGTCGTTCGGGATAGTCACGGGGGAGAAGAGCGGGCAGAGGTACCCGGAGCTGGCGCGGGCAATCGGTAGATCGCTCGAGGAGCTTGGCAGATCCGTGTACTACTACTCGGCATATGAGATAACGACCGACAGGCTCGGCGTGGCGCGCGGCGTGGACGCATTCATAGTGCTTGCGTGCCCCAGGATAGGACTGGACGCCGCGGGCGGTGATCGCCCGATCCTCTCGTACCCACAGGCGATCCAGCTCCTGAATCTGTTGCGGGGCAAAAGCTTGAATATGGACGAGCTTCTCCGCATGCCCTTGTGGGCGTGGGTGGGGTATGAAAGGCACGAGCGCTAA
- a CDS encoding 50S ribosomal protein L16 produces the protein MKGSNYRVARGMPYARREYVHGSPQPKVSKFTVGNPRGDYDFRLALVSKERAQIRHNALEAARVAANKTIETIGEGNYYLVVKVYPHVILRENKMIATAGADRLQEGMRRAFGKPVGLAARVDHGTTLLEIYVKRDNLELAKRALNVASSKLPVETEIEISEVKPAQAS, from the coding sequence TTGAAGGGAAGCAACTACAGGGTCGCGAGGGGGATGCCGTATGCTAGGCGGGAGTACGTACACGGCAGCCCGCAGCCCAAGGTCAGCAAGTTCACCGTGGGCAACCCCCGTGGCGACTACGACTTCAGGCTGGCGCTCGTGTCAAAGGAGCGCGCGCAGATCAGGCATAACGCCCTAGAGGCGGCTAGAGTGGCCGCCAACAAGACCATAGAGACCATCGGTGAGGGCAACTACTACTTGGTGGTCAAGGTCTACCCCCACGTGATACTGAGGGAGAACAAGATGATAGCGACCGCTGGAGCGGATAGGCTTCAGGAGGGCATGAGGAGGGCCTTCGGCAAGCCGGTGGGCCTAGCGGCTCGCGTGGATCATGGCACGACGCTTCTCGAGATCTACGTGAAGCGCGACAACCTGGAGCTGGCCAAGAGGGCGCTGAACGTCGCCTCCAGCAAGCTCCCGGTGGAAACTGAGATAGAGATATCAGAGGTCAAGCCCGCCCAGGCCAGTTGA
- a CDS encoding RNA methyltransferase: MSGPKSGRTANEPYRRWSVVLVDPHYGMNVGYVARVMMNFGLRDLVLVSSRGHSDKLGTKAARQYASHGSVLLDSARVVNSLRSLRSEKGLLVATTAKVVGAPRRLIRRPMSVEELVDLAAGRDDVALVLGRDTTGLTNEEIAECDFVVHVPTWTDYPTLNISHALAIILYEVAKGYHGMHGLYGMSHPSAQELSALDEIVSRTVDILGYEGGRATKVSVLIRRLAERGDRTEVRALMGVLGKFLGHASHGHVASSTGNA; the protein is encoded by the coding sequence ATGTCAGGCCCGAAGAGCGGAAGGACTGCGAACGAGCCCTATAGGAGGTGGAGCGTCGTCCTCGTGGACCCGCACTATGGCATGAATGTTGGATATGTGGCGCGCGTCATGATGAACTTCGGACTCCGGGATTTGGTACTGGTATCTAGCCGCGGCCATAGCGATAAGCTCGGCACGAAGGCGGCCCGGCAGTACGCTTCCCATGGATCGGTGCTGCTGGACAGTGCCCGCGTGGTGAACTCGCTGAGATCATTGCGCAGTGAGAAGGGACTGCTTGTGGCGACGACTGCCAAGGTGGTCGGAGCCCCGAGGAGGTTGATCAGGAGGCCAATGTCGGTGGAGGAACTGGTGGACCTAGCCGCGGGGAGGGATGATGTGGCTTTAGTTCTCGGGAGGGATACCACGGGGCTCACGAACGAGGAGATAGCTGAGTGCGACTTCGTGGTCCATGTGCCGACCTGGACCGATTACCCGACGCTCAACATATCACATGCGCTTGCAATAATACTGTACGAGGTCGCCAAGGGTTACCACGGGATGCATGGCCTCTATGGTATGTCACATCCATCGGCGCAGGAACTCTCGGCGCTCGATGAAATAGTTTCGAGAACTGTTGATATCCTGGGATATGAGGGGGGCAGGGCCACGAAGGTCTCAGTGCTGATCAGGAGGCTGGCGGAGAGGGGGGACAGGACTGAGGTACGCGCGCTCATGGGAGTCTTGGGCAAGTTCCTCGGTCACGCCTCGCACGGGCACGTCGCCAGCTCAACTGGGAACGCTTAA